The Sphingomonas sanxanigenens DSM 19645 = NX02 genome includes a region encoding these proteins:
- a CDS encoding ribbon-helix-helix domain-containing protein — MSKPVTLNVRISGPLVDFVAANIGETGSYENVSEYVRDLIRRDKARFEDEQFVRLKAELAHAFAVPDDSFAALDADTVIARARRS; from the coding sequence ATGAGCAAACCGGTTACGCTCAACGTCCGCATCAGCGGGCCGCTCGTCGACTTCGTCGCGGCCAATATCGGCGAGACGGGCAGCTACGAGAATGTCAGCGAATATGTCCGCGACCTGATCCGCCGCGACAAGGCACGGTTCGAGGATGAGCAGTTCGTACGGTTGAAGGCCGAGCTGGCGCACGCTTTCGCTGTGCCCGACGACAGCTTCGCCGCCCTCGACGCCGATACCGTCATCGCGCGCGCGCGCCGCAGTTGA
- a CDS encoding type II toxin-antitoxin system RelE/ParE family toxin, which yields MSDRDFRVSAIAGGRIDEIYAYTRSRWSEDEAETYVRALFDCFGRIAARDIIWRAIPAEFGIDGHYTRHRHHYIYWRSLSDGAVGIVTILHERMHQLDRFREDRG from the coding sequence TTGAGCGACCGCGACTTTCGCGTCTCGGCGATCGCCGGCGGGCGCATCGACGAGATCTACGCCTACACGCGCAGCCGATGGAGCGAGGATGAGGCGGAAACCTATGTCCGCGCGCTGTTCGATTGCTTCGGCCGGATCGCCGCGCGCGACATCATCTGGCGCGCGATTCCGGCAGAGTTCGGGATCGATGGCCATTATACGCGGCACCGGCACCATTATATCTACTGGCGCAGCCTTTCGGACGGTGCCGTCGGCATCGTGACGATCCTGCATGAGCGCATGCATCAGCTCGACCGGTTCCGCGAGGATCGCGGCTGA